In a genomic window of Dyadobacter fermentans DSM 18053:
- a CDS encoding pyruvate dehydrogenase complex dihydrolipoamide acetyltransferase, which yields MAEVIRMPKMSDTMEEGVIAEWHKKVGDKIKSGEVIAEVETDKATMDLESYWDGTLLYIGVKKGDAVPIDGIMAIVGNEGEDYQSLLDGASNGNGAATAPAKEESAPAPKEEAPAVETIDAQSAPAAKPAPAPASTEKINAAVVRMPKMSDTMEEGTLVSWQKKVGDKVKSGDILAEVETDKATMELEAYEDGTLLFVGIKEGEAVPVDAIIAVIGEEGANVEALLARENGEAPAEAEAAPAQAATSAPTVNGSDKAVSVADSGDRVKASPLAKRLADEKGINLSEVSGSGDNGRIVKRDVDEFKPAAQASAPAAAPAQTAPAAKAEAAPAAAAPASGDFTDTPISQMRKTIARRLSESLFTAPHFYVTMEINMDKAMALRPQLNEVATAKISFNDMVIKACAVALKKHPAVNSAWLGDKIRKYNYVNIGVAVAVDEGLLVPVIREADKKTLSAISGEVKDLAGKAKDKKLQPKDWEGNTFSVSNLGMFGVDEFTAIINPPDSCILAIGAIKKVAAFKEDGTVYPTNIMKVTLSADHRVVDGATAAQFLLTVKKLLEEPMSMLV from the coding sequence ATGGCAGAAGTAATTCGTATGCCCAAAATGAGCGACACCATGGAAGAAGGTGTTATCGCGGAATGGCACAAAAAAGTAGGCGATAAAATTAAATCCGGTGAAGTGATTGCTGAGGTGGAAACCGACAAGGCGACTATGGACCTGGAATCTTACTGGGACGGTACCCTTCTTTACATCGGCGTGAAAAAAGGCGATGCAGTACCTATCGACGGTATCATGGCGATCGTAGGCAACGAAGGCGAAGACTACCAGTCGCTGCTCGACGGTGCCAGCAATGGCAACGGCGCTGCTACCGCACCTGCCAAAGAAGAGTCGGCACCCGCTCCTAAGGAAGAAGCTCCCGCTGTGGAAACCATTGACGCACAAAGCGCGCCGGCAGCGAAACCTGCACCCGCTCCTGCATCTACCGAGAAAATTAATGCTGCGGTAGTGCGTATGCCGAAAATGAGCGATACCATGGAAGAAGGTACGCTGGTTTCATGGCAGAAAAAAGTAGGTGATAAAGTAAAATCAGGCGATATCCTGGCCGAAGTCGAAACCGACAAGGCTACGATGGAGCTCGAAGCATACGAGGACGGCACATTGCTTTTCGTAGGCATTAAAGAAGGCGAAGCAGTTCCTGTGGACGCGATCATCGCCGTAATCGGTGAAGAAGGTGCGAATGTAGAAGCATTGCTGGCCCGCGAAAACGGCGAAGCGCCTGCGGAAGCGGAAGCAGCTCCGGCACAAGCAGCCACTTCGGCACCGACTGTAAATGGCTCCGATAAAGCCGTTTCAGTAGCTGACTCCGGTGACCGTGTGAAAGCATCGCCCCTGGCGAAACGCCTGGCCGACGAAAAAGGCATTAACCTGAGCGAAGTGTCAGGAAGCGGCGACAACGGACGCATCGTAAAACGCGATGTTGACGAATTTAAGCCTGCCGCACAGGCATCGGCTCCTGCTGCTGCCCCCGCACAAACTGCTCCGGCTGCCAAAGCCGAGGCTGCTCCCGCTGCGGCTGCCCCTGCATCAGGCGACTTTACCGATACGCCAATCTCGCAAATGCGTAAAACCATTGCACGCCGCCTGAGCGAAAGCTTGTTCACTGCGCCTCACTTCTACGTGACCATGGAAATCAACATGGACAAGGCAATGGCACTCCGCCCGCAGCTGAACGAAGTGGCTACCGCGAAGATCTCATTCAACGACATGGTGATCAAAGCATGCGCCGTGGCATTGAAAAAACATCCTGCCGTAAACTCCGCGTGGCTGGGTGACAAAATCCGGAAATACAATTATGTCAACATCGGTGTAGCCGTGGCAGTGGACGAAGGTTTGCTCGTGCCGGTAATCCGCGAGGCTGACAAGAAAACGCTTTCTGCCATTTCAGGCGAAGTAAAAGACCTGGCCGGCAAAGCGAAAGATAAAAAACTGCAACCGAAAGACTGGGAAGGCAACACATTCTCGGTGTCGAACCTCGGAATGTTCGGTGTAGACGAATTTACAGCGATCATCAACCCGCCGGATTCCTGTATCCTGGCGATCGGTGCGATCAAGAAAGTGGCTGCTTTCAAGGAAGATGGAACGGTTTACCCGACCAACATCATGAAAGTGACGCTTTCCGCCGACCACCGCGTGGTAGATGGCGCAACTGCTGCCCAGTTCCTTTTGACAGTGAAAAAACTGTTGGAAGAGCCAATGAGCATGCTGGTTTAA
- a CDS encoding D-2-hydroxyacid dehydrogenase, whose amino-acid sequence MILLMYEPIEAHLERLKQIATGHDIVIAHSEEEAKALITDAEIVLGNRYFIQSLPFARQLRWMQSNSVGVDIILTEKQRLIDQNITLTCSRGIYDAELAEHTITLLLTLFRQIHRLRDEQHDTRWQRHRLRTLHGSRCLILGWGSLGKEIARLASAMGAQVSAVRNQPDDSQDDSIHVFGSKTWQRALAETDALIICLPKTADTHHFVNKSVLEQLPASAFVVNIGRGGTLDDDALWEMVHAGRLAGAALDVFEQEPLPATHPIWREPNIMVSPHVGRSLEGPVYKWQPLFEQNLARYLRGEPLLNVVNYDKGY is encoded by the coding sequence ATGATCCTTTTGATGTACGAGCCCATCGAGGCACATTTGGAACGACTGAAACAAATCGCGACGGGGCATGACATTGTGATCGCACATTCGGAAGAAGAGGCGAAAGCGCTGATTACGGACGCGGAAATCGTGTTAGGCAACCGGTATTTCATCCAAAGCCTGCCATTCGCCCGCCAACTTCGGTGGATGCAATCCAATTCCGTAGGCGTAGACATCATCCTCACCGAAAAACAGCGACTGATTGATCAAAACATCACATTAACCTGCTCCCGGGGCATATACGACGCCGAACTTGCAGAGCACACCATCACCCTTTTACTCACACTTTTCCGCCAAATACACCGGCTGAGGGATGAGCAACACGACACCCGCTGGCAGCGCCACCGGCTGCGCACACTCCACGGAAGCCGCTGCCTGATCCTCGGCTGGGGCAGTCTCGGAAAAGAGATAGCGCGGCTCGCTTCGGCAATGGGTGCGCAGGTTTCGGCCGTGCGGAACCAGCCGGATGACTCGCAAGACGATTCCATACACGTGTTTGGCAGCAAAACATGGCAACGCGCGCTCGCCGAAACCGACGCATTGATCATTTGCCTTCCCAAAACTGCCGACACCCACCATTTCGTAAACAAATCCGTCCTCGAACAGCTTCCAGCGTCCGCATTTGTCGTCAACATCGGCCGCGGCGGCACGCTCGACGACGATGCGTTGTGGGAAATGGTGCATGCGGGACGCCTGGCAGGTGCCGCGCTCGACGTGTTCGAACAGGAGCCGCTTCCTGCAACCCATCCGATCTGGCGGGAGCCGAATATCATGGTCAGCCCGCACGTAGGCCGGAGTCTCGAAGGCCCGGTTTACAAATGGCAGCCCCTTTTTGAGCAAAATCTCGCGAGATATCTCCGCGGAGAACCGCTGTTGAATGTCGTTAATTATGATAAAGGTTATTAA
- a CDS encoding glycosyltransferase family 2 protein, with protein MLSIVVPVYKSASTLEALHERISQMAANMPCEVVYVNDASPDHSLSILRSLPPAVPFHIVNLKTNAGQSAALIAGMAFARGEMIATMDADLQDEPENLSLLMSAMRPDTDVVFAQRQGQYESPGRLFTSFLFKGMVHLVSRRRIPMNAGLFMVIRREAASRFLPYLSRQPYLIGLIAKTGLRCASVGVERPRNAQQETSYTFRKRMRVAASFFRTMRLDHSQAEESAREWLNSHLLADHSYIAEKQ; from the coding sequence ATGCTCAGCATCGTCGTTCCCGTATATAAAAGCGCCTCCACACTCGAAGCACTTCACGAGCGCATCAGCCAAATGGCGGCAAATATGCCCTGCGAGGTGGTGTATGTCAATGACGCCTCTCCCGACCATTCGCTTTCAATCCTGCGGTCGCTGCCGCCTGCCGTGCCCTTCCATATCGTAAACCTGAAAACCAATGCCGGGCAGAGCGCCGCGCTGATTGCAGGCATGGCGTTCGCACGTGGGGAAATGATCGCCACGATGGATGCCGATTTGCAGGACGAGCCCGAAAACCTTTCCCTGCTCATGAGCGCCATGCGACCGGATACCGATGTTGTTTTTGCCCAACGGCAGGGGCAATACGAATCGCCGGGCAGGCTCTTCACCTCATTTCTCTTCAAAGGAATGGTCCATTTGGTATCGCGCAGGCGCATTCCGATGAACGCCGGGCTTTTTATGGTAATCCGGCGGGAGGCTGCATCGCGGTTTCTTCCCTATCTGAGCCGGCAGCCCTACCTCATCGGCCTCATCGCAAAAACCGGCCTGCGATGCGCCAGCGTGGGTGTGGAACGCCCGAGAAATGCGCAGCAGGAGACTTCCTATACGTTCCGAAAACGGATGCGTGTTGCGGCGAGTTTTTTCAGGACCATGCGGCTGGATCATTCCCAGGCGGAAGAATCGGCCCGGGAATGGCTTAATTCACATCTTTTGGCAGATCATTCCTATATTGCCGAAAAACAATAA
- the hslV gene encoding ATP-dependent protease subunit HslV — translation MEKIHATTVLGVLHNGTVALGADGQATMGNTVAKSNVKKIRTLQGGKILVGFAGSTADAFTLLDRFEEKLNGYGGNMKRAAIELAKDWRTDRYLRKLEAMMITANKDEILVISGTGDVLEPENGIASIGSGGNFALSAAQALKKHATHLSAEEMVREGLTIAADLCIYTNHNLVIEKVVQ, via the coding sequence ATGGAGAAGATACACGCTACTACCGTCCTGGGAGTACTTCACAACGGAACTGTCGCATTGGGCGCGGACGGTCAGGCTACAATGGGCAATACAGTTGCCAAGAGTAATGTTAAAAAGATCCGCACGTTGCAAGGCGGCAAAATCCTCGTAGGATTCGCAGGCTCCACGGCCGACGCATTCACTTTACTGGATCGTTTTGAAGAAAAACTGAATGGATACGGCGGCAATATGAAACGCGCCGCCATCGAACTCGCCAAAGACTGGCGCACCGACCGCTACCTGCGTAAGCTGGAAGCGATGATGATCACGGCCAACAAGGATGAAATCCTCGTCATTTCGGGCACTGGTGATGTATTGGAACCTGAAAATGGCATTGCCTCCATCGGCTCGGGCGGAAATTTTGCATTATCGGCAGCGCAGGCATTGAAAAAGCATGCTACGCATCTTTCGGCAGAGGAGATGGTGCGGGAAGGGCTGACCATTGCGGCAGATCTTTGCATTTATACCAATCATAACCTGGTGATCGAGAAAGTCGTTCAGTAG
- a CDS encoding aldolase/citrate lyase family protein, giving the protein MSQLLRQTDHFQLFLFTTDPAMVRKAISAGVDGIIVDWENQGKKLRQENFDTQINYDTYDDLCRVREVTPSGRLICRINGFSEEHTPVEVDMALRAGADEIFLPMVRNIREARQTCDMIAGRTGFSILIETASALECMNELSSLPLRRAYVGLNDLHIQQNSKNIFVPLMNDTVANIRRNFQIPLGAGGVTYPPSGMPIASQYLINEYARLGIDFSFLRRTFIRDHALHSMEHMVQQIRQSYQIAASRSGEEVAADFQKFRQLVDSWTTNPAYI; this is encoded by the coding sequence GTGAGCCAACTTTTACGCCAAACAGACCATTTTCAGCTATTCCTGTTCACCACCGACCCTGCGATGGTCAGGAAGGCAATATCGGCCGGGGTGGACGGCATTATCGTAGACTGGGAAAACCAGGGTAAAAAACTCCGGCAGGAAAACTTCGACACGCAGATCAACTATGATACTTACGACGACCTCTGCCGGGTGAGGGAAGTAACGCCGTCGGGCAGGCTGATATGCAGGATCAACGGCTTTTCGGAAGAGCATACACCCGTGGAAGTGGATATGGCCCTGCGCGCGGGCGCCGACGAGATTTTCCTTCCCATGGTCCGCAATATCCGCGAAGCACGCCAAACCTGCGACATGATCGCCGGCCGCACCGGTTTCAGCATCCTCATCGAAACCGCCTCCGCCCTCGAATGCATGAATGAACTCAGCAGCCTGCCGCTTCGCCGCGCCTACGTAGGCCTGAACGACCTGCATATCCAGCAAAACAGCAAAAACATTTTTGTGCCGCTCATGAATGATACCGTCGCGAACATCCGGCGGAATTTCCAGATTCCCCTCGGTGCGGGCGGCGTTACCTATCCGCCCAGCGGCATGCCCATTGCCAGCCAATACCTGATTAATGAGTACGCGCGACTCGGCATCGATTTCAGTTTCCTCAGGCGCACATTCATCAGGGACCATGCCCTGCATTCGATGGAACACATGGTGCAGCAAATCCGCCAATCCTACCAAATAGCAGCCAGCCGGTCCGGCGAAGAGGTTGCCGCAGACTTCCAGAAGTTCCGGCAGCTCGTGGACAGCTGGACGACCAATCCCGCGTACATATGA